The DNA sequence AGTTGGACAAATTCAGGCTGCGGCAGTCAGGCTCCATCGGGATCCGAATGCGAAACTCCGGCGCAAAGTCATTGCGGATGGCATCCGGCAGACCGGCGGTTTCTGAGCCAAACAGCAGCACATCGCCCGGCTGGTAGCGCGGCTCGTCGTAAGGGCGGCTGCCTTTGGTGGTGCAGGCGAAAATCCGGCATCCGGGAACAGCGGCCAGAAACGCCGCGTAGTCGGCATGGCGCTGCACCTTTGCCAGATCGTGATAATCCAGCCCGGCCCGGCGCAGTTTTTTTTCCTCGAAATCAAACCCCAACGGCTCGATCAGGTGCAACGAACAGCCATTGTTGGCTGCCAGACGGATAATATTGCCGGTATTAGGCGCGATTTGCGGCTCATAGAGTGCAATGTGAAACATAATCAAGCCAAAAGCGGGAAAAGGTGGGCGCAGTATATACCCATCATCGCGCAAGTTGCAGAGCGGCAATGGCCTGAAGAGGGCATCAATAATTGTGGGCAAAAGCCGCGACGCCCGCGCCGCGAGTCGCTAAAATCAACACATCACCCCGCCGCCCGGAGGCACCATGAGACGCATTCCCCTGCTATTACTGCTGGCGTTGCCAATGCTGGCATCGGCCGCCAGCCAGCCGA is a window from the Dickeya lacustris genome containing:
- a CDS encoding tRNA (cytidine(34)-2'-O)-methyltransferase is translated as MFHIALYEPQIAPNTGNIIRLAANNGCSLHLIEPLGFDFEEKKLRRAGLDYHDLAKVQRHADYAAFLAAVPGCRIFACTTKGSRPYDEPRYQPGDVLLFGSETAGLPDAIRNDFAPEFRIRIPMEPDCRSLNLSNSVAIISYEAWRQHGFGGRR